A window from Citrus sinensis cultivar Valencia sweet orange chromosome 3, DVS_A1.0, whole genome shotgun sequence encodes these proteins:
- the LOC102620565 gene encoding L10-interacting MYB domain-containing protein isoform X2, whose amino-acid sequence MSMGPQNGGDRNRTVWTPEMDRYFIDLMLEQLSKGNRFDDPLFSKRAWKQMTSVFSAKFKFQYHKDVLKNRYKTLRSLYRAVKSLLDQKGFSWDEMRQMVTADNTIWEEYIKEHPEARSYRIKTVPYYNDLCLIYGNKASEQKDEQVGGKLLESLQLQEKEKDADTTHPRSASEGEAEDRDEIRVDEDNSVSMSKGDVDDTLQVISNGAESIVANRSRTYWQPPMDRYFIDLMLEQVQKGNRIDGVFRKEAWIEMIGSFNAKFGFKYDIEILKNRYKTLRRQYNVIKNLLDLNGFVWDEARQMVTADDYVWQDYVKTHTDARQFMTRPVPYFKDLCVICGHPSIDENDCFSIQDLEMHNEVQEIKFQGASKSSQHPVASESGEDELGDLLEAAARMGSKPVFSCTKNKRQFENCSDSEFLKKSRSKDEGMPGTICEAVNAVSSFSDGKSGDLNSNSVAIECVIAAVQALPDMDEDLILDACDFLEDEMKAKTFMALDVKLRKKWLLRKLRPQL is encoded by the exons ATGAGCATGGGACCCCAGAATGGCGGCGATCGTAATAGGACAGTATGGACTCCTGAGATGGATAGATATTTCATTGACTTGATGTTGGAGCAACTCAGTAAAGGGAACAGATTTGATGATCCCTTATTCAGTAAACGAGCATGGAAGCAAATGACTTCAGTGTTCAGTGCAAAGTTCAAATTTCAGTACCATAAAGATGTTCTCAAAAATCGGTACAAAACACTGAGAAGTCTTTACAGGGCTGTGAAGAGTCTTCTTGATCAGAAGGGCTTCAGCTGGGATGAAATGAGACAAATGGTGACGGCTGACAATACCATCTGGGAGGAGTATATTAAG GAGCATCCAGAAGCGCGTTCATACAGAATAAAAACTGTCCCTTATTATAATGATCTGTGTTTGATATACGGCAATAAAGCTAGTGAACAAAAAG ATGAACAAGTAGGTGGTAAGTTGCTAGAGTCGCTGCAATtgcaagagaaagaaaaagatgcaGATACTACTCATCCAAGGAGTGCTAGTGAGGGGGAAGCGGAGGATCGTGATGAAATTAGAGTTGATGAAGATAATAGTGTTTCTATGTCCAAAGGAGATGTGGATGATACACTGCAAGTCATATCGAATGGAGCAGAATCTATAGTGGCTAATCGTTCTAGAACTTACTGGCAACCGCCAATGGACCGTTATTTCATTGATCTTATGCTAGAGCAAGTGCAGAAAGGGAACCGGATTGATGGTGTATTTCGCAAGGAAGCATGGATAGAGATGATTGGCTCATTCAATGCTAAATTTGGCTTTAAGTATGACatagaaattctgaaaaatcGCTATAAAACACTGAGAAGGCAATATAATGTTATAAAGAATCTTTTGGACTTGAATGGGTTTGTTTGGGATGAAGCTCGTCAAATGGTGACTGCTGATGATTATGTGTGGCAAGACTATGTCAAG ACGCATACAGATGCCCGGCAATTCATGACCCGACCAGTGCCATACTTTAAAGATCTCTGTGTGATATGTGGTCATCCAAGtattgatgaaaatgattGCTTCTCCATTCAAGACTTGGAGATGCATAATGAAGTCCAAGAGATCAAATTTCAGGGAGCATCAAAGAGTTCTCAACATCCTGTGGCATCGGAATCTGGTGAAGACGAACTTGGTGATTTGTTGGAGGCAGCGGCTCGTATGGGTTCAAAACCTGTTTTCTCTTGTACTAAGAATAAACgccaatttgaaaattgttcagACTctgaatttcttaaaaaatcacGAAGCAAAGACGAGGGCATGCCGGGGACAATTTGTGAGGCGGTAAATgcagtttcttcattttcagaTGGGAAGAGTGGTGACTTGAACTCGAACTCGGTTGCCATTGAGTGTGTTATTGCAGCAGTCCAGGCATTACCAGACATGGATGAAGATCTCATTTTGGACGCTTGTGATTTCCTAGAGGATGAAATGAAAGCTAAAACATTCATGGCCCTAGATGTTAAACTACGCAAGAAATGGTTGTTAAGGAAACTTCGTCCTCAGCTGTAG
- the LOC102620565 gene encoding uncharacterized protein LOC102620565 isoform X3, whose protein sequence is MSYVFYLQEHPEARSYRIKTVPYYNDLCLIYGNKASEQKGNSLVLLLSVTITCEVDLLVCLDEQVGGKLLESLQLQEKEKDADTTHPRSASEGEAEDRDEIRVDEDNSVSMSKGDVDDTLQVISNGAESIVANRSRTYWQPPMDRYFIDLMLEQVQKGNRIDGVFRKEAWIEMIGSFNAKFGFKYDIEILKNRYKTLRRQYNVIKNLLDLNGFVWDEARQMVTADDYVWQDYVKTHTDARQFMTRPVPYFKDLCVICGHPSIDENDCFSIQDLEMHNEVQEIKFQGASKSSQHPVASESGEDELGDLLEAAARMGSKPVFSCTKNKRQFENCSDSEFLKKSRSKDEGMPGTICEAVNAVSSFSDGKSGDLNSNSVAIECVIAAVQALPDMDEDLILDACDFLEDEMKAKTFMALDVKLRKKWLLRKLRPQL, encoded by the exons ATGTCTTATGTGTTTTACTTGCAGGAGCATCCAGAAGCGCGTTCATACAGAATAAAAACTGTCCCTTATTATAATGATCTGTGTTTGATATACGGCAATAAAGCTAGTGAACAAAAAGGTAACAGTCTAGTGTTATTGCTGTCTGTGACAATAACATGCGAAGTTGATTTATTGGTTTGTTTAGATGAACAAGTAGGTGGTAAGTTGCTAGAGTCGCTGCAATtgcaagagaaagaaaaagatgcaGATACTACTCATCCAAGGAGTGCTAGTGAGGGGGAAGCGGAGGATCGTGATGAAATTAGAGTTGATGAAGATAATAGTGTTTCTATGTCCAAAGGAGATGTGGATGATACACTGCAAGTCATATCGAATGGAGCAGAATCTATAGTGGCTAATCGTTCTAGAACTTACTGGCAACCGCCAATGGACCGTTATTTCATTGATCTTATGCTAGAGCAAGTGCAGAAAGGGAACCGGATTGATGGTGTATTTCGCAAGGAAGCATGGATAGAGATGATTGGCTCATTCAATGCTAAATTTGGCTTTAAGTATGACatagaaattctgaaaaatcGCTATAAAACACTGAGAAGGCAATATAATGTTATAAAGAATCTTTTGGACTTGAATGGGTTTGTTTGGGATGAAGCTCGTCAAATGGTGACTGCTGATGATTATGTGTGGCAAGACTATGTCAAG ACGCATACAGATGCCCGGCAATTCATGACCCGACCAGTGCCATACTTTAAAGATCTCTGTGTGATATGTGGTCATCCAAGtattgatgaaaatgattGCTTCTCCATTCAAGACTTGGAGATGCATAATGAAGTCCAAGAGATCAAATTTCAGGGAGCATCAAAGAGTTCTCAACATCCTGTGGCATCGGAATCTGGTGAAGACGAACTTGGTGATTTGTTGGAGGCAGCGGCTCGTATGGGTTCAAAACCTGTTTTCTCTTGTACTAAGAATAAACgccaatttgaaaattgttcagACTctgaatttcttaaaaaatcacGAAGCAAAGACGAGGGCATGCCGGGGACAATTTGTGAGGCGGTAAATgcagtttcttcattttcagaTGGGAAGAGTGGTGACTTGAACTCGAACTCGGTTGCCATTGAGTGTGTTATTGCAGCAGTCCAGGCATTACCAGACATGGATGAAGATCTCATTTTGGACGCTTGTGATTTCCTAGAGGATGAAATGAAAGCTAAAACATTCATGGCCCTAGATGTTAAACTACGCAAGAAATGGTTGTTAAGGAAACTTCGTCCTCAGCTGTAG
- the LOC102621573 gene encoding LOW QUALITY PROTEIN: syntaxin-42 (The sequence of the model RefSeq protein was modified relative to this genomic sequence to represent the inferred CDS: inserted 2 bases in 1 codon), producing the protein MATGNRTGVYRKKRDSLKSARAPLSSSASGSAGPVIEMVSGSLLRSNRSSYAPLSTEDPGPSSSDAFSVGLPPAWVDDAEEIAVNTQRARVKMAELVXSFGDGKQDQHMIEILTYEITDLLRGSEKRLDKLSAAGSSEDSNLRKNVQHSLATDLQNHSMDLRKNHSTYLKHLQQQKEGCDGVDLEMNFNEDKYRLEDDGFSDGGFDAHQMMKLNNCRKSSSFPEIINPLTKA; encoded by the exons ATGGCGACGGGAAACCGGACGGGTGTTtacagaaagaaaagagattcATTGAAGAGCGCGCGTGCTCCTCTGTCTTCATCGGCTTCCGGTTCGGCAGGTCCGGTTATTGAAATGGTGAGCGGTTCGTTGCTTCGCTCTAATCGCTCTTCTTATGCTCCTCTCAGTACTGAAGATCCCGGTCCTTCTAG CAGTGATGCATTTTCGGTAGGTCTACCACCAGCATGGGTGGATGACGCTGAAGAAATAGCAGTTAATACACAACGTGCTCGGGTCAAAATGGCAGAACTTGT ATCTTTTGGAGATGGCAAACAAGATCAACACATGATCGAGATTCTTACATATGAGATTACAGATCTTTTAAGGGGATCTGAGAAGAGATTAGATAAACTTTCTGCTGCTGGCTCTTCAGAAGATTCAAATCTTAGAAAAAATGTACAG CATTCTCTTGCAACAGACCTTCAGAACCATTCAATGGACCTCAGGAAAAACCATTCAACGTATTTGAAGCATTTGCAGCAGCAAAAGGAG GGATGTGATGGTGTTGACTTGGAGATGAACTTTAACGAGGACAAATATAGATTGGAAGATGATGGATTTAGTGATGGG GGTTTTGATGCGCATCAGATGATGAAGTTAAACAACTGTAGAAAGTCTTCTTCTTTCCCCGAGATTATAAACCCACTCACAAAAGCATGA
- the LOC102628057 gene encoding LOW QUALITY PROTEIN: COBRA-like protein 7 (The sequence of the model RefSeq protein was modified relative to this genomic sequence to represent the inferred CDS: substituted 3 bases at 3 genomic stop codons) — MALNLRIIFVITILLSLNSSHSLPTPQQQPPPPPSASLSTACNGVFLSYTHTTGYPIPPTNPANQAYRFESTVTILNNGLNELKSWRVFVGFQHNELLVFATNVVLADVTSSLPAFVGNGTVFAGLPETDLKSAVETARDWTQMEVQIRLVGTQFGVGAPNVPLPANCVFCYTNCVFCXDFHMXEXRYMTILVNVGNYVMHICCIKDSSFRSKITAENEFLPRQDGDITIMYDVMRSSETDYWAQVSISNHNTLRRLDNWKLSGEWMRDEFIYGMKGAYPYVVDTSDCIFGRQGQFYKDMDFSAALNCERRPTIIDLPPTRANDTNLGRVPFCCRNGTILPPNMDPSKSKSIFQMQVYKMPPDLNKSELIPPQKWKIIGGTPNPDNQYQCGPPVRVSPSTFPDSSGLPTESRSIASWQVVCNITRPKQTRPRCCVSFSAFFNDSAIPCSTCACGCNNIPSQTCSAIEPALLLPPYALLIPFENRTVEAVEWAEIKRLSVPNPLPCGDNCGVRINWHLLSDYRGGWTARITLLNWGETDLADWFAAVQLDNAGPGFEQVYSFNGTTLAGSNNTIFLQGISDFNNLAAEKDDANPRKHPRVPGYQQSVILFTKKTTPNINVARGDGFPTKVIFNGDKCALPAVLPSSSGGKIMTATTVLVSLATALAPLLMQ, encoded by the coding sequence ATGGCTCTTAATCTTCGCATCATCTTCGTCATCACAATCTTACTCTCTCTTAACAGTTCACATTCTTTACCAACTCCACAACAGCAACCGCCTCCGCCTCCATCAGCGTCATTGTCAACAGCCTGCAACGGCGTATTCTTGTCGTACACCCACACCACAGGATATCCAATCCCACCCACTAACCCAGCTAACCAAGCTTACAGGTTCGAGTCCACTGTGACCATTCTCAACAACGGCCTCAATGAGCTCAAGTCCTGGAGAGTCTTTGTTGGCTTTCAACATAACGAGCTTTTGGTTTTTGCGACTAATGTTGTTTTAGCTGATGTGACTTCTTCTCTTCCTGCTTTTGTTGGCAACGGTACCGTTTTTGCCGGCCTCCCGGAAACTGACCTTAAATCTGCAGTTGAAACTGCAAGAGATTGGACCCAAATGGAGGTTCAGATTCGGCTGGTGGGTACTCAGTTTGGTGTCGGGGCTCCGAATGTTCCTCTGCCGGCTAATTGTGTTTTCTGTTATACGAATTGTGTTTTCTGTTAGGATTTTCATATGTAGGAATAACGATATATGACAATTTTGGTTAACGTAGGTAACTATGTGATGCACATATGCTGCATCAAAGATTCAAGTTTCAGATCAAAAATCACAGCAGAAAATGAATTTCTGCCCCGCCAAGACGGTGATATTACCATTATGTATGATGTGATGAGGTCTTCTGAGACAGATTATTGGGCTCAGGTTTCAATCTCAAACCACAACACTCTGAGGCGCCTTGATAATTGGAAACTAAGTGGGGAATGGATGAGggatgaatttatttatggCATGAAAGGAGCATACCCTTATGTTGTTGATACATCAGATTGCATCTTTGGCCGTCAAGGTCAGTTCTACAAAGACATGGACTTTTCAGCTGCATTGAATTGTGAAAGAAGGCCAACAATTATTGATTTGCCTCCAACAAGAGCAAATGATACAAACCTTGGGAGGGTTCCATTTTGTTGCCGAAATGGAACAATTCTGCCACCTAACATGGATCCTAGCAAGTCCAAATCAATTTTCCAAATGCAAGTCTACAAAATGCCACCAGATTTGAACAAGAGTGAGCTTATCCCACCCCAAAAATGGAAGATCATCGGTGGCACGCCAAATCCAGATAATCAATATCAATGTGGGCCTCCAGTTCGAGTCAGCCCGAGTACATTCCCGGATTCAAGTGGGTTACCAACAGAATCAAGATCAATTGCTAGTTGGCAAGTGGTATGCAACATTACACGGCCCAAGCAGACAAGGCCAAGATGTTGTGTGTCATTCTCTGCTTTCTTCAATGATTCTGCTATCCCATGCAGTACCTGTGCATGTGGTTGTAACAATATTCCAAGCCAAACTTGCAGTGCTATTGAGCCAGCTCTTCTTCTACCACCTTATGCTCTTCTTATCCCATTTGAGAATCGTACTGTTGAAGCTGTAGAGTGGGCAGAGATAAAACGTCTTAGTGTACCAAATCCATTGCCATGTGGGGACAACTGTGGAGTCAGGATCAACTGGCATTTATTGTCAGATTATAGAGGCGGCTGGACTGCTAGGATCACCCTTCTCAACTGGGGTGAAACTGACTTAGCTGATTGGTTTGCGGCGGTTCAATTGGACAATGCAGGGCCAGGATTTGAACAAGTTTACTCATTCAATGGAACTACTCTTGCTGGTTCCAACAATACAATATTCTTGCAAGGCATCAGTGACTTCAATAATCTTGCAGCAGAAAAGGATGATGCCAATCCAAGGAAACATCCGAGGGTTCCTGGTTACCAGCAGTCAGtgatattatttacaaaaaagaCAACTCCTAATATTAATGTGGCTAGAGGAGATGGCTTCCCAACAAAAGTAATCTTCAATGGCGACAAATGTGCACTTCCTGCAGTGCTTCCAAGCAGCAGTGGTGGTAAGATCATGACTGCAACTACTGTCCTCGTTAGCCTAGCAACTGCTCTAGCTCCATTGTTAATGCAGTGA
- the LOC102620083 gene encoding protein DEHYDRATION-INDUCED 19 homolog 4 isoform X2 produces MDYSRYFGLSTSSSRNYQSTLKSQFADFCIDFEDIEEDDYEEVKGEYEYPCPFCSEDFDLVGLCCHIDEEHPVEAKSGVCPVCVTRVTMDMVDHITTQHGNISNSWHKLKLHKGNSNSTISSLRKELQNAHFQSLLARSSSSVSSSKKTSDPWLSFIYNMPTADESESIQPALSTGEGAEDKSSCEKTFETNAQQSSLSNEDHLEKANRSNFAQGLLFSTIMDDGL; encoded by the exons ATGGATTACAGTAGATACTTTGGTCTTTCTACTTCATCATCAAGGAACTATCAGTCAACTCTCAAGTCTCAGTTTG CGGATTTTTGCATTGATTTTGAGGATATAGAAGAAGATGATTATGAGGAAGTGAAAGGAGAGTATGAGTATCCATGCCCATTTTGTTCGGAGGATTTTGATTTAGTTGGATTATGCTGTCATATTGATGAGGAACATCCTGTTGAAGCAAAGTCGggg GTATGCCCTGTTTGCGTTACAAGGGTAACGATGGACATGGTTGATCACATAACAACACAACATGGaaacatttcaaata GTTGGcacaaattaaaacttcatAAAGGCAACTCTAATTCAACTATATCATCTTTGAGGAAAGAGTTGCAAAATGCACATTTTCAATCTCTTCTTGCAAGGTCATCCTCTTCTGTTTCTTCCTCCAAAAAGACATCTGATCCATGGCTATCATTTATTTACAACATGCCTACTGCTGACGAGTCTGAAAGCATACAGCCTGCTTTGAGCACTGGAGAAGGAGCAGAAGATAAAAGCTCGTGTGAGAAAACATTTGAAAC AAATGCTCAGCAATCTTCCTTGTCAAACGAGGACCATTTGGAGAAGGCAAACAGGAGCAATTTTGCACAGGGACTATTATTTTCTACCATCATGGATGATGGCTTATAA
- the LOC102620083 gene encoding protein DEHYDRATION-INDUCED 19 homolog 4 isoform X1, whose product MDYSRYFGLSTSSSRNYQSTLKSQFAADFCIDFEDIEEDDYEEVKGEYEYPCPFCSEDFDLVGLCCHIDEEHPVEAKSGVCPVCVTRVTMDMVDHITTQHGNISNSWHKLKLHKGNSNSTISSLRKELQNAHFQSLLARSSSSVSSSKKTSDPWLSFIYNMPTADESESIQPALSTGEGAEDKSSCEKTFETNAQQSSLSNEDHLEKANRSNFAQGLLFSTIMDDGL is encoded by the exons ATGGATTACAGTAGATACTTTGGTCTTTCTACTTCATCATCAAGGAACTATCAGTCAACTCTCAAGTCTCAGTTTG CAGCGGATTTTTGCATTGATTTTGAGGATATAGAAGAAGATGATTATGAGGAAGTGAAAGGAGAGTATGAGTATCCATGCCCATTTTGTTCGGAGGATTTTGATTTAGTTGGATTATGCTGTCATATTGATGAGGAACATCCTGTTGAAGCAAAGTCGggg GTATGCCCTGTTTGCGTTACAAGGGTAACGATGGACATGGTTGATCACATAACAACACAACATGGaaacatttcaaata GTTGGcacaaattaaaacttcatAAAGGCAACTCTAATTCAACTATATCATCTTTGAGGAAAGAGTTGCAAAATGCACATTTTCAATCTCTTCTTGCAAGGTCATCCTCTTCTGTTTCTTCCTCCAAAAAGACATCTGATCCATGGCTATCATTTATTTACAACATGCCTACTGCTGACGAGTCTGAAAGCATACAGCCTGCTTTGAGCACTGGAGAAGGAGCAGAAGATAAAAGCTCGTGTGAGAAAACATTTGAAAC AAATGCTCAGCAATCTTCCTTGTCAAACGAGGACCATTTGGAGAAGGCAAACAGGAGCAATTTTGCACAGGGACTATTATTTTCTACCATCATGGATGATGGCTTATAA
- the LOC102620565 gene encoding L10-interacting MYB domain-containing protein isoform X1 codes for MSMGPQNGGDRNRTVWTPEMDRYFIDLMLEQLSKGNRFDDPLFSKRAWKQMTSVFSAKFKFQYHKDVLKNRYKTLRSLYRAVKSLLDQKGFSWDEMRQMVTADNTIWEEYIKEHPEARSYRIKTVPYYNDLCLIYGNKASEQKGNSLVLLLSVTITCEVDLLVCLDEQVGGKLLESLQLQEKEKDADTTHPRSASEGEAEDRDEIRVDEDNSVSMSKGDVDDTLQVISNGAESIVANRSRTYWQPPMDRYFIDLMLEQVQKGNRIDGVFRKEAWIEMIGSFNAKFGFKYDIEILKNRYKTLRRQYNVIKNLLDLNGFVWDEARQMVTADDYVWQDYVKTHTDARQFMTRPVPYFKDLCVICGHPSIDENDCFSIQDLEMHNEVQEIKFQGASKSSQHPVASESGEDELGDLLEAAARMGSKPVFSCTKNKRQFENCSDSEFLKKSRSKDEGMPGTICEAVNAVSSFSDGKSGDLNSNSVAIECVIAAVQALPDMDEDLILDACDFLEDEMKAKTFMALDVKLRKKWLLRKLRPQL; via the exons ATGAGCATGGGACCCCAGAATGGCGGCGATCGTAATAGGACAGTATGGACTCCTGAGATGGATAGATATTTCATTGACTTGATGTTGGAGCAACTCAGTAAAGGGAACAGATTTGATGATCCCTTATTCAGTAAACGAGCATGGAAGCAAATGACTTCAGTGTTCAGTGCAAAGTTCAAATTTCAGTACCATAAAGATGTTCTCAAAAATCGGTACAAAACACTGAGAAGTCTTTACAGGGCTGTGAAGAGTCTTCTTGATCAGAAGGGCTTCAGCTGGGATGAAATGAGACAAATGGTGACGGCTGACAATACCATCTGGGAGGAGTATATTAAG GAGCATCCAGAAGCGCGTTCATACAGAATAAAAACTGTCCCTTATTATAATGATCTGTGTTTGATATACGGCAATAAAGCTAGTGAACAAAAAGGTAACAGTCTAGTGTTATTGCTGTCTGTGACAATAACATGCGAAGTTGATTTATTGGTTTGTTTAGATGAACAAGTAGGTGGTAAGTTGCTAGAGTCGCTGCAATtgcaagagaaagaaaaagatgcaGATACTACTCATCCAAGGAGTGCTAGTGAGGGGGAAGCGGAGGATCGTGATGAAATTAGAGTTGATGAAGATAATAGTGTTTCTATGTCCAAAGGAGATGTGGATGATACACTGCAAGTCATATCGAATGGAGCAGAATCTATAGTGGCTAATCGTTCTAGAACTTACTGGCAACCGCCAATGGACCGTTATTTCATTGATCTTATGCTAGAGCAAGTGCAGAAAGGGAACCGGATTGATGGTGTATTTCGCAAGGAAGCATGGATAGAGATGATTGGCTCATTCAATGCTAAATTTGGCTTTAAGTATGACatagaaattctgaaaaatcGCTATAAAACACTGAGAAGGCAATATAATGTTATAAAGAATCTTTTGGACTTGAATGGGTTTGTTTGGGATGAAGCTCGTCAAATGGTGACTGCTGATGATTATGTGTGGCAAGACTATGTCAAG ACGCATACAGATGCCCGGCAATTCATGACCCGACCAGTGCCATACTTTAAAGATCTCTGTGTGATATGTGGTCATCCAAGtattgatgaaaatgattGCTTCTCCATTCAAGACTTGGAGATGCATAATGAAGTCCAAGAGATCAAATTTCAGGGAGCATCAAAGAGTTCTCAACATCCTGTGGCATCGGAATCTGGTGAAGACGAACTTGGTGATTTGTTGGAGGCAGCGGCTCGTATGGGTTCAAAACCTGTTTTCTCTTGTACTAAGAATAAACgccaatttgaaaattgttcagACTctgaatttcttaaaaaatcacGAAGCAAAGACGAGGGCATGCCGGGGACAATTTGTGAGGCGGTAAATgcagtttcttcattttcagaTGGGAAGAGTGGTGACTTGAACTCGAACTCGGTTGCCATTGAGTGTGTTATTGCAGCAGTCCAGGCATTACCAGACATGGATGAAGATCTCATTTTGGACGCTTGTGATTTCCTAGAGGATGAAATGAAAGCTAAAACATTCATGGCCCTAGATGTTAAACTACGCAAGAAATGGTTGTTAAGGAAACTTCGTCCTCAGCTGTAG